The Nitrosomonas sp. sh817 genome includes a window with the following:
- a CDS encoding YMGG-like glycine zipper-containing protein produces MTIQRGLIFLLLTGLMTGCVHLPSGPSVMVLPGSGKNFDQFRLDEMACKQYAHEQADGYAPQHASRYSGLQSAALGSGLGAAAGAAIGGGHGAAIGAGIGLLFGSLLGSNTAAASGYASQERYDNRYIQCMYAKGHRIPVNGRVIDNPSLRSFANKQQNLVSENFIPPSPPAGSPPSPPE; encoded by the coding sequence ATGACGATTCAAAGAGGTTTAATTTTTTTACTGTTGACTGGCTTGATGACTGGGTGCGTTCACTTGCCTTCAGGACCTAGTGTGATGGTGCTACCGGGTAGTGGTAAAAATTTTGATCAATTTCGCTTGGACGAAATGGCATGCAAACAGTATGCACATGAGCAGGCTGACGGGTATGCACCACAACATGCCTCACGTTATAGTGGATTACAGAGTGCAGCGCTTGGTAGCGGCTTAGGGGCGGCAGCAGGTGCCGCAATTGGAGGCGGTCACGGAGCAGCGATAGGTGCTGGAATCGGTTTATTATTTGGTAGCTTGCTTGGGTCCAATACAGCGGCGGCATCAGGCTATGCAAGCCAGGAACGGTACGATAACAGATATATTCAGTGCATGTATGCGAAAGGACACAGAATTCCGGTGAATGGGAGGGTCATTGATAACCCATCTCTAAGAAGCTTTGCTAATAAGCAGCAGAATCTGGTTTCAGAAAATTTTATCCCTCCGTCACCCCCTGCAGGTAGTCCACCATCGCCACCAGAATGA
- a CDS encoding methane monooxygenase/ammonia monooxygenase subunit C, whose protein sequence is MATTYGTTSSASSASYDMSLWYDSKYYKLGMGTMLLVAIFWIWYQRTFAYSHGMDSMEPEFDKVWMGLWRVHMTLMPLFALVTWGWILKTRDTKEQLDNLDTKLEIKRYFYWMMWLGVYLFGVYWGGSFFTEQDASWHQVIIRDTSFTPSHVVVFYGSFPMYIVCGVASYLYAMTRLPLYSRGTSFPLVMAIAGPLMILPNVGLNEWGHAFWFMEELFSAPLHWGFVILGWAGLFSGGIAAQIVTRYSNLTDVTWNGASREILNNRIVP, encoded by the coding sequence ATGGCAACAACATATGGCACAACGAGTAGCGCGTCGAGCGCGAGCTATGACATGTCGCTGTGGTACGACTCGAAGTACTACAAACTGGGCATGGGCACCATGCTGCTGGTAGCGATATTCTGGATCTGGTACCAAAGGACATTTGCGTATTCACACGGAATGGACTCGATGGAACCGGAATTTGACAAAGTATGGATGGGACTGTGGCGGGTACACATGACCCTGATGCCTTTGTTTGCATTGGTAACCTGGGGCTGGATACTGAAGACCCGTGACACCAAAGAGCAATTGGACAACCTGGACACCAAATTGGAAATCAAACGTTATTTCTACTGGATGATGTGGCTGGGTGTTTACTTGTTTGGTGTTTACTGGGGCGGCAGCTTCTTCACCGAACAAGATGCAAGCTGGCACCAAGTGATCATCCGTGACACCAGCTTCACGCCAAGTCACGTGGTCGTGTTCTACGGCTCATTCCCGATGTACATCGTATGTGGCGTAGCCTCATACCTGTACGCGATGACCCGTCTGCCACTGTACAGCCGCGGCACATCATTCCCGCTGGTAATGGCGATTGCAGGCCCATTGATGATTCTGCCGAACGTTGGTTTGAACGAATGGGGTCATGCATTCTGGTTCATGGAAGAACTGTTTAGCGCGCCATTGCACTGGGGCTTTGTAATTCTGGGCTGGGCAGGCTTGTTCTCGGGCGGTATTGCAGCACAAATCGTCACCCGTTACTCAAACCTGACTGACGTAACCTGGAACGGTGCAAGCCGCGAAATTCTGAACAACAGAATTGTTCCTTAA
- a CDS encoding response regulator transcription factor, whose translation MAAIWLSKAKSATAVQSQFNCPYRKVINPLLLVIEDEKALRENLIGIIAHYGFRVIGAPSGEEGIQLALQHTPDIIICDIMLPGVDGFDVYRNIKASLQFPEIAFIFLTAKSTRSDIRTGMDMGADDYLTKPFTKEELLNSINARIAKLSRIREQQPAKDELIEAAVKKLNTLTKSEHRILDKIAEGLTTPQIARKLFISKKTVENHRVNISRKLDLSGPNSLINFALRLKAQKPNLLASDNLPPASAS comes from the coding sequence ATGGCGGCGATATGGTTATCAAAAGCAAAATCGGCCACGGCTGTACAGTCACAATTCAATTGCCCGTATCGTAAAGTGATTAATCCTCTCCTGCTTGTTATCGAAGATGAAAAAGCACTGCGTGAAAATTTAATCGGCATCATTGCACATTATGGCTTTCGTGTAATTGGCGCACCTTCTGGCGAAGAAGGTATTCAACTTGCACTGCAACATACTCCCGATATCATTATCTGCGATATTATGCTACCCGGCGTGGATGGTTTTGATGTGTATCGTAACATTAAAGCATCATTGCAATTTCCAGAGATTGCATTCATCTTTTTAACTGCAAAATCGACACGATCTGATATCCGTACCGGAATGGACATGGGTGCCGACGACTATCTCACCAAACCGTTTACGAAAGAGGAACTGCTCAACAGCATTAACGCACGGATTGCGAAACTGTCCCGGATTCGCGAACAGCAGCCTGCGAAAGATGAGTTAATCGAGGCGGCGGTAAAAAAATTAAATACTCTTACAAAATCCGAGCATCGAATACTTGATAAAATTGCTGAAGGACTCACTACCCCCCAAATAGCCAGGAAATTGTTTATTAGCAAAAAAACAGTAGAAAATCATAGAGTTAACATATCCAGAAAACTCGATTTGAGTGGCCCTAATAGCTTAATCAACTTTGCGCTACGCTTGAAAGCCCAAAAACCAAACCTCCTTGCCTCTGATAATCTGCCTCCGGCCTCTGCGAGTTAA
- a CDS encoding PAS domain-containing sensor histidine kinase, whose translation MNSRLDYKLQFPTFDLLISQQQRLSLLSRTEEIGEWSYSISTDMVFWSDYLYDFYELERDFECSTLLETTQYYQGAEKEKMRRLIAQTITTKKEQSESFMIQMKDGRIKWHTTTVFPILDRHHELIGLYGILKKITPKKTANAVADQKQLPYRHILDELPTELTIFNHQGHYLYANRAALKCHGLTKNSPAKPCDTLESWISADESKRSSVLDACMRQKQPVTYEEKFDDSEGIERTCLRTLYPLLDKSGNTEFVIGYGMDITSRKRNELELQRMAYVAEKTNGIVMITDPQKKIIWINQSFEKILGYTAEEVIGIDPAAFLQGPETSKETIQAIAHSLKSTGTFSGEILNYTKSGEKIWLYLNIAAVYNDVGQLINYVAVENDITLIKQAEERLQKTMEKERELNRFKTQFVSLASHQFRTPLATIRSSIDLLDLKMESAGLDPEFIKLFHRQKTIMAEETLRMTELMENILDIGRIDEGKIELTKQDVPFKQFMDTFVASNNELSGNQRTLNYRFNAPNHVISLDEIVLRNVLRNIVSNAFKYSLNKPEPDLIVNFQNNAFVIAVKDYGIGIPEGDQAFLFQSFFRASNAKTIPGSGLGLMIAQKLIRLHGGDMVIKSKIGHGCTVTIQLPVS comes from the coding sequence ATGAATTCCAGACTTGACTATAAACTACAGTTTCCGACTTTTGATTTGTTGATTTCTCAACAGCAAAGATTATCGCTGCTGAGTAGAACCGAGGAAATCGGCGAATGGTCGTATTCCATTTCTACGGACATGGTTTTCTGGTCTGACTATTTGTATGATTTCTACGAATTAGAAAGAGATTTTGAGTGTTCAACGTTACTGGAAACAACTCAGTATTACCAGGGCGCGGAAAAAGAAAAAATGCGCCGATTGATTGCGCAGACCATTACCACAAAAAAAGAACAAAGTGAAAGCTTCATGATCCAGATGAAGGATGGCAGAATCAAATGGCATACGACAACTGTTTTTCCGATTCTGGACAGGCATCACGAGTTAATCGGCCTATACGGTATCTTGAAAAAGATTACACCTAAAAAAACAGCGAACGCTGTAGCCGACCAGAAACAACTGCCGTATCGGCATATACTCGACGAGCTGCCTACCGAGCTGACAATTTTCAACCATCAAGGCCATTATCTATATGCCAATCGCGCCGCTTTGAAATGCCATGGATTGACAAAGAATTCTCCGGCTAAACCGTGCGACACACTGGAAAGTTGGATTTCTGCTGATGAATCAAAACGCAGCAGCGTATTGGATGCTTGCATGCGACAGAAACAGCCAGTGACCTATGAAGAAAAATTCGACGATAGCGAGGGCATAGAACGAACTTGCCTGCGCACCTTGTATCCCTTGTTGGATAAATCCGGCAATACGGAATTTGTCATCGGATATGGCATGGACATCACATCCAGAAAGAGGAATGAGCTGGAACTGCAACGTATGGCGTATGTTGCCGAGAAAACCAACGGTATCGTGATGATTACCGATCCACAGAAAAAAATCATCTGGATTAATCAGAGTTTTGAGAAAATCCTTGGTTATACAGCGGAAGAAGTCATTGGAATCGACCCCGCCGCTTTCCTTCAAGGGCCTGAGACCTCCAAGGAAACCATACAAGCCATTGCGCATTCGCTTAAAAGTACCGGCACTTTCTCCGGCGAGATTTTAAACTACACCAAGAGCGGCGAAAAAATCTGGCTCTATCTCAATATTGCGGCGGTATACAACGATGTCGGCCAGTTGATCAATTATGTCGCCGTAGAAAATGACATCACCTTAATTAAACAAGCGGAGGAACGATTACAAAAAACAATGGAAAAAGAGCGCGAATTGAATCGTTTCAAAACACAATTTGTTAGCTTAGCGTCACACCAATTCCGTACTCCGCTTGCTACTATCCGCTCCAGTATCGATTTGCTGGATCTTAAAATGGAATCTGCAGGGCTTGATCCTGAATTCATTAAATTATTCCATCGGCAAAAAACCATCATGGCGGAAGAAACACTCCGAATGACCGAGCTCATGGAAAATATTCTGGATATTGGCAGAATCGACGAAGGAAAAATCGAATTAACGAAACAGGATGTTCCATTCAAGCAATTTATGGACACGTTCGTTGCTTCCAATAATGAACTCAGTGGAAACCAACGAACATTGAATTATCGTTTTAACGCACCGAATCATGTCATCAGCTTGGATGAAATAGTATTGCGAAATGTTTTGCGCAACATTGTGTCGAATGCATTCAAGTATTCGCTGAACAAACCCGAGCCTGATCTGATTGTCAATTTTCAAAACAATGCTTTCGTTATTGCAGTCAAGGATTATGGCATCGGTATCCCTGAAGGAGATCAGGCCTTCTTATTCCAATCGTTTTTCCGCGCCTCAAACGCTAAAACTATTCCAGGAAGTGGGCTTGGATTAATGATTGCTCAGAAATTGATCAGGCTTCATGGCGGCGATATGGTTATCAAAAGCAAAATCGGCCACGGCTGTACAGTCACAATTCAATTGCCCGTATCGTAA
- a CDS encoding YjfB family protein, translated as MDVNGIANLATEMANFSSNQAAGIAVLKKAIDLNAAGALALIEAIPDNKTTSNLPPHLGQHINTTA; from the coding sequence ATGGATGTTAACGGCATAGCAAATTTAGCGACAGAAATGGCTAATTTCAGCAGTAATCAAGCCGCCGGTATCGCAGTTTTAAAAAAGGCGATTGACCTTAATGCAGCTGGCGCACTTGCGTTAATTGAAGCAATCCCGGACAATAAAACAACTTCAAATCTTCCTCCTCACCTCGGTCAACATATTAATACTACTGCATAA
- a CDS encoding ATP-dependent DNA helicase encodes MLDIVSIFSADGVLASQIPGFRMRPQQLEMAKIITEAIDNHQVLVAEAGTGTGKTLAYLVPAFLAGGKVIISTGTKTLQDQLFNRDIPIVRAALKIPVTVALLKGRANYICLYHLERSLQDTHLSFINRDEIQYLQLIERYAKNSKHGDRSGLNAVPDNAAIWQQVTSTRDSCLGSECPDYKKCFVMEARKQALAADIVVVNHHLFFADVMLRDEGLSELLPACNTVIFDEAHQLPETASLFFGESISTGQLLDLARDTKAETIQAAADFVPLTDAIVAMEKAVRDLRLTITADNVRLSFAMVMQSPDFDDASSRLLEKLTLLTRLLEDQAERSEGLENCRQRAASHLYLIQRWHDETDMQGYVRWIEVYHQAMQLHATPLSIAEIFQKQMMSSLRTWIFTSATLSVKKDFAHFNREMGLNDVQTAHWESPFNFAEQALLYVPLGLPEPHHKSYTEQVVQAALPVLRASRGRAFFLCTSLRAMQRISELLQACADFDFPILLQGQGSRSYMLERFRELKNAVLIGSQSFWEGVDVRGEALSLVIIDKLPFAPPDDPVLSARIEKINREGHNAFWEYQLPRAVINLKQGAGRLIRDETDRGVLMICDPRLATKAYGKYIWQSLPPMKRTRELEEVKRFFESY; translated from the coding sequence ATGTTAGACATTGTTTCAATTTTCTCAGCCGACGGTGTTCTTGCCAGCCAAATCCCGGGATTCCGCATGCGCCCGCAGCAGCTGGAGATGGCTAAAATCATCACAGAGGCTATCGATAACCATCAAGTTTTGGTCGCGGAAGCTGGCACCGGAACCGGGAAGACCTTGGCATACTTGGTTCCTGCTTTTCTTGCCGGTGGTAAAGTGATTATTTCAACCGGTACAAAAACATTACAGGATCAGCTGTTTAATCGAGATATTCCAATTGTTCGGGCGGCGCTTAAGATTCCCGTGACAGTTGCCTTATTGAAGGGGCGTGCGAATTATATTTGCCTGTATCATCTGGAAAGAAGTCTGCAGGACACACACCTCAGTTTTATTAATCGCGACGAAATTCAATATCTGCAATTGATCGAACGTTATGCGAAAAACAGCAAACATGGGGACCGAAGCGGACTTAACGCAGTGCCGGACAATGCAGCAATCTGGCAGCAAGTTACATCGACTCGCGATAGCTGTCTTGGGTCCGAATGTCCCGATTATAAGAAGTGTTTTGTGATGGAAGCGCGAAAACAGGCGCTGGCTGCTGATATTGTGGTGGTTAACCACCACTTGTTTTTTGCGGATGTGATGTTGCGTGATGAAGGATTGTCCGAATTGTTGCCGGCTTGCAATACGGTTATTTTTGACGAAGCACACCAGTTGCCGGAAACCGCCAGTTTGTTCTTTGGGGAATCTATCAGCACCGGACAATTATTGGATCTTGCGCGTGATACCAAAGCCGAAACGATTCAAGCTGCAGCGGATTTTGTGCCGCTGACGGATGCAATCGTTGCTATGGAAAAAGCTGTTCGTGATTTGCGGCTGACGATCACAGCGGATAACGTCCGCTTATCGTTTGCAATGGTTATGCAATCTCCTGATTTCGATGATGCATCGAGCCGTTTGCTTGAGAAGTTGACGCTATTGACCCGATTGCTTGAAGATCAAGCGGAGCGATCGGAGGGATTGGAAAATTGCCGGCAGCGTGCGGCCAGCCATTTATATCTGATTCAGCGCTGGCATGATGAAACTGACATGCAAGGGTATGTGCGTTGGATCGAGGTTTACCATCAGGCAATGCAATTGCACGCAACGCCGCTTTCAATCGCGGAAATTTTCCAGAAACAAATGATGAGTTCATTACGTACCTGGATTTTTACTTCGGCGACACTGTCGGTCAAAAAGGATTTTGCGCATTTTAATCGCGAAATGGGATTGAACGACGTACAAACCGCTCATTGGGAGAGCCCATTTAATTTTGCTGAACAAGCATTACTGTACGTGCCGCTTGGGTTGCCGGAGCCGCATCACAAATCCTATACCGAGCAGGTGGTGCAAGCGGCACTGCCGGTACTGCGGGCAAGCCGGGGGCGTGCTTTTTTTCTTTGCACAAGTTTGCGTGCGATGCAGCGCATCAGTGAATTGTTGCAAGCGTGCGCTGATTTTGACTTTCCGATATTGCTGCAGGGACAGGGTTCGCGTTCCTACATGCTAGAACGTTTCCGTGAGTTGAAAAATGCGGTGCTCATTGGCAGTCAATCTTTTTGGGAAGGCGTGGATGTCCGGGGTGAAGCATTATCGCTGGTTATCATCGACAAGTTGCCTTTTGCCCCGCCGGATGACCCGGTGTTATCAGCTCGCATCGAGAAAATTAATCGTGAGGGTCACAATGCTTTTTGGGAGTATCAATTACCCCGTGCGGTCATTAACCTCAAACAAGGCGCCGGCCGGTTGATTCGGGATGAAACGGACCGGGGGGTGTTGATGATCTGTGATCCTCGTCTCGCAACCAAGGCTTACGGCAAGTATATTTGGCAAAGCTTGCCGCCAATGAAACGGACTCGAGAGTTAGAAGAAGTCAAGCGATTCTTTGAAAGTTACTAA
- the xth gene encoding exodeoxyribonuclease III, with product MKLATWNVNSLKVRLPHVIDWLKTNQPDMLCLQETKLTDENFPIKEIAEAGYESIFSGQKTYNGVAILSKQKGLEVVTAFPDFVDEQKRIIAATFGDLRIVSVYVPNGESVGSDKYDYKMRWLPSLTRWLQQELKVYRKLALLGDFNIAPEDRDVHDPELWEGKVLCSQTERSAFGDLLKLGLSDSFRLFDQPEKAFTWWDYRMMAFRLNRGLRIDHILLSADLARDCAACIIDKSTRKLERPSDHAPVLVELSL from the coding sequence ATGAAATTAGCTACCTGGAATGTTAATTCTTTGAAAGTGCGATTACCGCACGTTATTGATTGGTTAAAAACAAATCAACCGGATATGTTATGTTTACAAGAAACAAAACTGACCGATGAGAATTTTCCAATAAAAGAAATCGCGGAAGCTGGCTATGAGTCCATTTTTTCCGGGCAGAAAACCTACAACGGCGTAGCGATTCTGAGTAAACAAAAAGGGCTTGAAGTAGTAACGGCTTTCCCCGATTTTGTTGACGAGCAGAAAAGGATCATTGCTGCTACGTTCGGCGATTTGCGGATTGTTTCAGTGTACGTGCCAAATGGCGAGAGTGTCGGGTCTGACAAATATGATTATAAAATGAGATGGCTTCCCTCCTTGACCCGGTGGTTGCAGCAGGAGCTCAAAGTCTATCGAAAGTTAGCTTTGCTGGGAGATTTTAATATTGCACCGGAAGATCGCGATGTACATGATCCGGAATTGTGGGAAGGTAAGGTTCTGTGTAGTCAAACGGAACGATCCGCTTTTGGGGATTTGCTAAAATTGGGGTTGTCGGATAGTTTTCGGCTTTTTGATCAACCGGAAAAAGCGTTTACCTGGTGGGATTATCGGATGATGGCCTTTCGATTGAATCGTGGATTGCGTATTGATCATATTTTATTGAGCGCCGATCTTGCTCGTGATTGTGCTGCTTGTATCATCGACAAATCAACGCGGAAACTCGAACGCCCGTCCGATCACGCGCCAGTATTGGTCGAACTGTCGTTATAA
- a CDS encoding DUF4124 domain-containing protein: MKRKYFFLIALIFLSFPASAGIYKHVDEQGKVTYSNIPSSNAKQLNLPPIVVVPPVDSGDVEDRIARRRESMKLEEQKEKLQSKISEEEKRLSEVKNEYKDGSPDRLGSERNYQRYLDRVERLRAEIDRRENNLNILKKELNALSDKNNTN; encoded by the coding sequence ATGAAAAGAAAGTACTTCTTCTTGATTGCATTAATTTTTCTTTCATTCCCGGCTAGCGCAGGAATCTACAAACATGTTGATGAACAGGGCAAAGTTACCTACTCAAACATTCCATCCAGCAATGCTAAACAACTCAATTTACCCCCTATTGTCGTCGTTCCTCCCGTCGATTCGGGAGATGTAGAAGATCGAATCGCAAGACGTAGAGAATCGATGAAATTGGAAGAGCAGAAAGAAAAGCTACAAAGTAAAATTTCTGAAGAAGAAAAACGCCTCAGCGAGGTTAAAAATGAATATAAAGACGGTAGTCCCGATCGATTGGGAAGTGAACGGAATTATCAAAGATACTTGGATCGTGTAGAACGGCTACGCGCTGAAATCGACAGACGAGAAAATAATCTGAACATTTTAAAAAAAGAGCTTAATGCTCTCTCAGATAAAAATAACACCAATTGA
- a CDS encoding DUF4124 domain-containing protein, giving the protein MRTSILFFLIFLQLILIPNGIAGSTIYKHVDKDGNITFTNRPIPNAEKISIASFSRESVSQSRPQSASNLPKVKDSTQNDRDLTRRKILEKELVTEEKLFADTQNSLDQISIGSDINNSTEKVVQLKNKLFLHQRNISALKKELGR; this is encoded by the coding sequence ATGAGAACCAGCATATTATTTTTTCTGATTTTTCTGCAACTCATCCTTATACCTAATGGCATTGCCGGATCAACCATCTATAAACATGTTGATAAGGATGGCAATATTACATTTACCAACCGCCCTATCCCCAATGCTGAAAAAATTTCGATTGCGTCTTTTTCCAGAGAGAGTGTCAGCCAATCCAGACCGCAATCCGCTTCAAACTTACCTAAAGTTAAAGATTCCACCCAAAATGACCGGGATTTGACGCGCCGTAAAATCCTGGAGAAAGAGCTAGTAACGGAAGAAAAGCTTTTTGCGGATACACAAAATTCTTTGGATCAAATTTCCATTGGATCTGATATCAACAATTCGACAGAAAAGGTTGTTCAGTTAAAAAATAAACTGTTTTTGCATCAAAGAAATATCAGCGCCCTAAAAAAAGAGCTTGGAAGATAG
- the glnA gene encoding type I glutamate--ammonia ligase: protein MVVADVLKMIQDNDVKFVDLRFTDTNGKEHHVTIPAHTFDADKFEDGHPFDGSSIGGWKGIQASDMLLIPDPETANLDPFMDEPTILLTCDVVEPADGKGYNRDPRSLAKRAEIYLRSTGIGDVAYFGPEPEFFIFDSVRWHTDMSGSSVKIESEEAAWSSALKYESGNIGHRPAIKGGYFPVPPVDSFQDIRSAMCLTLEEMGVGVEVHHHEVATAGQCEIGTRFNSLVKRADWNQILKYVVHNVAHSYGKTATFMPKPIVGDNGSGMHVHQSIWKDGKNLFSGNGYAGLSEIALYYIGGILKHAKSLNAICNPSTNSYKRLVAGFEAPVNLAYSASNRSAAIRIPHTSSPKGRRIEVRFPDPTANPYLAFTALMMAGLDGIQNKIHPGDPMDKNLYDLPPEEAAKVPNACASLDEALECLDKDREFLIRGGVFSNDMIDAYIQLKMEEVVLLRTTTHPLEFHMYYSL, encoded by the coding sequence ATGGTGGTAGCTGATGTTTTGAAAATGATTCAAGACAATGACGTCAAGTTTGTAGATTTACGATTTACCGATACCAACGGTAAAGAACATCACGTCACCATTCCCGCACATACCTTTGATGCCGACAAATTTGAAGACGGTCATCCTTTTGATGGTTCATCAATCGGTGGCTGGAAAGGCATTCAGGCCTCTGATATGTTGTTAATTCCTGACCCGGAAACTGCCAACTTGGATCCGTTCATGGATGAACCAACCATACTGCTTACGTGTGATGTCGTTGAACCTGCTGACGGAAAAGGCTATAACCGGGATCCCCGTTCGCTTGCAAAACGTGCTGAAATTTATCTTAGATCGACCGGCATTGGTGACGTAGCATATTTCGGCCCGGAACCTGAATTTTTCATATTTGACTCGGTACGCTGGCACACCGATATGTCCGGAAGCTCCGTAAAAATTGAATCCGAAGAAGCCGCATGGAGTTCTGCGCTCAAATACGAAAGCGGCAATATCGGTCATCGTCCTGCAATCAAAGGCGGTTACTTTCCAGTCCCCCCTGTCGATTCGTTCCAGGATATCCGCTCTGCAATGTGCCTTACTTTGGAAGAAATGGGAGTTGGCGTTGAGGTACATCACCATGAAGTTGCCACTGCCGGACAATGTGAAATCGGAACACGCTTTAATAGCTTGGTGAAACGCGCCGACTGGAATCAAATTCTGAAGTATGTGGTCCACAATGTCGCGCATTCCTACGGCAAAACTGCCACTTTCATGCCCAAGCCTATCGTCGGTGATAATGGTTCCGGCATGCATGTGCATCAATCAATCTGGAAAGATGGTAAAAACTTGTTTTCCGGCAATGGTTACGCCGGTTTGTCTGAAATCGCGCTGTATTACATCGGCGGTATTCTAAAACATGCAAAATCGCTGAATGCCATTTGTAATCCCAGCACCAATTCATACAAACGCTTGGTAGCCGGGTTCGAAGCCCCTGTCAATTTGGCTTATTCGGCCAGCAATCGTTCCGCAGCAATCCGCATTCCTCACACCAGCAGCCCAAAAGGGCGGCGTATTGAAGTCAGATTTCCAGACCCGACAGCCAACCCATACTTAGCGTTTACCGCGTTAATGATGGCAGGACTCGACGGTATCCAAAATAAAATACACCCGGGCGATCCAATGGATAAAAATCTGTATGACTTACCACCTGAAGAAGCCGCCAAGGTCCCTAATGCCTGTGCATCGTTGGATGAAGCATTGGAATGCCTGGACAAAGACCGGGAGTTTCTGATCCGAGGCGGTGTATTTTCCAATGACATGATTGATGCATATATTCAGTTGAAGATGGAGGAAGTTGTCTTGTTGCGAACAACAACACATCCGCTCGAATTCCATATGTATTACAGCCTTTAA